Below is a window of Brassica napus cultivar Da-Ae chromosome A5, Da-Ae, whole genome shotgun sequence DNA.
AGATTAACAAGACCTCGTTTACAATACGAATTTCAGAATATCCCTAATTCATAATACTTTGATGCACACTGGTGAGTTAGCTAATCTGTCTGTCTTATATCAATTTCTAACGCTATGGCATAGTCAACCTTACCTCAGTTACTTTAAGGAGAGCCTTCCCAGAACCAGCGTTGAGGTTCTTTTCGTTCACTACACTGTCGGAAGCAGACAAAACATGTCGCTGCATAAGCTCCCTATATCTCTCACAACAATATGCAGGATGGCGATGCCTTCCTCTGTAAGCTCCACCAGCAGTCATTCCGTAAAGAGTCTCGCTAACTAAACTCCAGTTAGACCCATATTCATGAACCATAGCACACAATACAGCATCTTCCTGAGGCAACCAAGAATCAGGCGAGGGAACACAGTCTCTAGACCAGAGATTTCCTTTCTTCAATTTCTCTGGCTTGATCATAAGAACACGCTTTATTGGCATAGAAATGATGAATTTTTTCCCTAGGGTTTTACCCCTGTTTGCGGGTTTCAGTTCATTATCAACAGCCATACTGTCAGACGGCTTTGATGGAACCAGCTCATCATGCGGAGTCTTGCATTTGATATCTGAATGTGAAAGAGACTTCTTATGCttctttgctttcttcttcGAGTTCTTCTCTTCATCACTGTCGAAGACTAATTCTCTTTTCTTGCCTTTCATACGTTTCTGCAAACGTGGTGAGACCATGTCTGAGTCACTGCTACTCACATATCCGCATTCTTCATTGTCTTCATCACTCGAAGCTTCAACTTTCACCACTGTCTTTGCTTGTTTTGACTCGGACCCGAGTGATCCTTTTTTCAGGGATTTATATTTGGCTTTCTTcacctttttcttcttcttaggtTTAAGTACATGGGCACTTTCGTTCCTGAGGAAAAAATGGTTTGAACCAATAACTCGAATTAAGTTCTTGTCTATTATTGCTGACATATAATTTCCAATAATATTTCCTAGATAATCATATTGACAATAAACTGTGTTGGTTCAAAAGTGTCTTACAGTGCCAAACGCCTTTCAGCCTCTTCTGCAGCCTCCCTCTCTCTAGCTTCATTTTCTAGATCTTCCATCAACTACAATAATACGTAACAACGTGAGCAAGCTGAAATGCAGAACGCCACTACGATGCATTAGTTAATCTTTACCTGGTGCTGAGTTAAAACTTCAACTTGCTGCCTGTATGCCTCTGTTGCAAAATCAGCGTCCCATTCTGAAAATAGCATTAACATCACATGTGAGATAAGAATCAGCCTATGTATTAACATTATACAGATACACTAGGAATAGGAGTTAAATAATTGCatggaataagaaaaaaatatacttacTCTCATAAACAAGAGGCTCTTCACCATCATCAATTTCAGCTTCCATTTCCTCCTTGTACTTCTCAATGTGGTCAAGTTCCCATTCTTTCTCTTCAAATCCCGCTTCATTTTCAATAGCAGCCTCAACAATGATGGGGTCCCAAACCTCTAAAAATCTAATCGCATATCTATCAATAGGACGCAGCTGGTTCTCAAAAGATGAGATAGCTTGTCCAGCAGCAGCGGCTGCTGCAGCCATTTGCTTGACATCATCTGGTACATCATTATCTTCTTCTTGGCTTAAAGTAATGATGTCATCTCTCTCATCCCTGTTATCAATAGGTACCAATGAAACTTCTTCTTTAGCCGAACCAGCTGCAGCTACACCTTGATCAGCAGGCTCATCAGACTTAATGTCATCCTCATTTACTAGCTCATCGTCTTCTGGTCTCTCTATAGGTTCTTCTGTAAACTCTTGATTCtccacagcttcttcttcttctactcttTTGAGAGCCATATAATCTGCTTCATCTTCTGCATGTTTTAAAGCAGCCTCGACATCTGCGTTTGACAGAGAGAGCTCCGCCTCACAATTCTtgctcttttcttcttcatccttcctAGTCAGAGTTTTATGCCCAGAGAACAATTCCATTGGGTCGAGCTTCTTGAAAAACTCGGTGTTATATTCACCATTCTGAATAACTAGGTTATCAAGCGCACGCTTCTGGTTTGCCTTCTTCAAGATATTCTCTTCAATGGTGCTCTCACTTATTAACCGATAAATATGCACTTCCCGTGTCTGACCAATCCTGTGGCAGCGATCTTGAGCTTGTTGATCCATTGCGGGATTCCAGTCACTGTCATAGAAGATTACTGTGTCTGCACCAACAAGGTTTATGCCTACACCCCCACTTCGGGTTGACAAGATGAAGAGAAAAATCTTGGGATTTGTGTTAAACCGCTGCATTAATGTCTGCCTCTCTTCTGGTGGAGTAGAACCGTCAAGACGCATGTAGGTATAACCGTATAAACTAATGAAAGCCTCCAAGATGTCAAGCATCTTGGTCATTTGCGTGAATATCAACGCTCTGTGACccccaaattttaattttctcagTAGCATAGCAAGCTCCTGCAGTTTACCACAGTCAAACTGTATCAGCCGCCTATCTGGAAAATATACTTGTCTCCTAACAATCGCAGGTCTAATCGGAGACAGAAGAGGTGACAATAGATCTGTAACTTTCTCCTTGTACGATGGACTAAGAAAAATAGGAGAGTCACTTTTGCTGCACCAGCAAGCAGGTGAAGGCACTCTTGCAGCAGGAATCGCAAACGTGAAAGCTTCGACTAGCTCAATTACCTTCTGAAAACGCTCGATCGGTGAAAGAACTATGTCAGCGAGCATTGAGGAGTACATGTAAGATGGACGATTAGCTTTGAGATGGCGTATATCATCAAGAGGACCCTTAATGGTTAGAAGAGTTCTTAAAGATGTAGAGTAAGTAGGCTTTCTCCGGCATCTCAAAGAATTCCACCATGCAATGGCTGCTGCCCGATCCTTCGATTCTTTAACCCTTTCCTCAAAGACGGCCTTACGAATTTCTTCAAAAATACTTGTCCCTTGCAGATTTTTGCGGTTTACTAAACTCAGAGGAACTTCTTCTGGATTATCCTTCAAGTCCACCCGCTGCTTGATCAAATCGGAGGGCGTTGAAATAGCCTTGATCTCATCCCCTTCCCAAGCAGTCATAGAAAAATCATGATGGGTGAATACGAATCCCAGATCTTCAAGATCGACTCTGGAAAATGGACTTTTCAAAAGCAGAGAGCAGATTCTCGAACTCAACTGCACATCAATGCCAGGCATATCAAAAGAGCTTACAATAGGCCGCCCCTCAAAGAGATCAGGATGATTACAAACTTTCCGCAGTTGCATTATGATACTTATCATCCCAAAAAAGCTTCCGCTGTTAAGCGTAGCCTGTGTTTCTGTGCTTGCTATGAAGTCCTCATACAAGTTGCGCTGCCTCTTAGACAATCTGCAGAAAATAACATGCTCATGCTTCTGAGGAAGTTGTTTTTCTACATCTCTTTTAAGGCGTCGTAGAAGGAAAGGACGGAGGACATTATGCAAGCGATCAATAACTTCTCTGTTGATTTTATCTTGGCCCTCCACCATCCCTGCTATCGGGTTACAGAACCAATCTTTGAACTCCTGGTGAGACTGAAAGACATGTGGCATCAGAAAATGCATCAGTGACCACAATTCCATAAGATCATTCTGTAGCGGTGTACCAGTCAACAAAATTCTGCGTTTAGAATTGAAGTTTAACAGAGTTTGCCATCTCTGAGACTTCCAGTTCTTAATTAAATGGGCTTCGTCAAGAATCAAGTACTTCCACTTCTTGCGCTTGAACATTTTACTGTCCTGGATAACTAGCCTATAGGTTGTTATGCATACATGAAAGGAGTTCAGCTTCATCCATCCTTGTCTCTTGAGTTTTCGCTCCTTTGCACTCCCAAAGTAGGTGAGGATTTTGAATGCAGGACACCATTTAAGAAACTCAGTTTCCCAATTAAGCATCACACTTGTTGGAACCACGATCAGATGGGGACCCCATATCCCCTTATCACAAGCAAGATGTGCGAGAAGAGCGATGGTCATGATCGTCTTTCCAAGACCCATTTCATCAGCTAAAATCCCATTCAACCTTTTCTCATACATCGTGACAAGCCAGTCTAAGCCAATGTGTTGGTACTCACGTAAAGAATGCTTGAGAAGAAACGGCAATTTCGTTCTAACTTTTGTTGTAGAGTATGTAAATCCAGTTGGCTGTGCAGAtcttgctgctgctgctgcatcAGCAATTTTGTCACTACTATCTTTAGCATCATCTTCTTTTATTTCATTGGATGTGCCTTCATCTTTTTCTGAGCAAGGCTGTAAAGCTGGCTTACATTCGGCTGATTCAACATTTTCGTCATCTGAATCAGCTTGCTGCCTGATATCTGACGAATCATCTTCAGATAAATCCTTGCCACCGAAATCCTATAACAGGGAAATTGAGTTACAGAAAAAACGAACAAAAGCCGCTGAACTGAAGCACACAGGAGACGTAATAGCATACCTCCTTATACCTTGCAAGCAATTCTTCAATAGACATTTCACTCTCCTTCTGTAGCAGAGCAATCTGTAGTACAAAGACAAGTTTCTGTTTGTAAACTCCCCAGCTAACAACGTTTTCATATTACAAGAAAACAGAATAATCAATATATGCTTGTTACCTCGTCCTCAGGGTCCACACTATCTGCTTTTGCCAGTTCCTCTTCAACGGACAGTGTCGTCTCATCATCCTGCACCACAAGAGAAAATACAATTTGAAGTTTCGAAACCATATggtcgttcaaaaaaaaaaccttcgaCAAGGCTAAGAAAATAAAGTTACAAGAGTAAAGTCCCGAAATAACAGTCTCAGGCATCTGATAAAGACTGACCTTTTCCTCACCAGTGGCAGCAACAAAATCAACATCCTCCTGCACATGATGGCAAATAACAGAGAAACAGAAAATTCAGCATTTTTGCAGTCAGAATCAGAGACTCATGAGAAAGGATACACAAAGGAAATCAGATTCGAGTTACCTGTTCATCGTTGAAATCATAGGTCTGATCTTCCTTTCCGGACTTCACAGAGGCAGTTTTTGGGCCTGGCTTGTGATCAGGTGTATGGGTCTCGGATACTGCTAAATGATCAAAGCTATCATTCTACAAATAAACGATATATATTACATTTGAGCCACAATTTTGATTGCAAAGCAGATACTAGGATTTTAAAAAGACATACAACTTACAGAACGACGAACACTTGGGCTCCCTTCAGTTTCTTCAGAAGCTGTAAGATTGTTTTTGTCACCTGCACGTCAAATGGTAAGGAAGTCAAAGAGCAGTTTCATTGCTTCAAATACATTATAAGAACTTAATACCGCTCACCCTCTATATCATCTTCACCTACTGATGCCAGATTAGCTTCATTTTCATCTCTTTCTGGGCTGGTTTCTCCGCTAACTGAGGATACAATTCAAAGAGTTGAGACTCATTGAGGATAGAGCTTGTGCAATCATagtaaaatatgacaaaatgcggggaaaacaaattaataaagaGTGTTCAGTTATACCAACCTCTACCAGAAGTATAACGTCTGAGTAGCTCCTCAACTGGTAAATCCACTTCATTTTGCAAAGCTTCCAACTCTTCTTGCCTTTCCTGTTTGGTGAAGTGCTTTTCATCCTCCTCAATAgtatcttcatcatcttcctaAGTGTAATTATGGGTTTGAAATTAGATATTGAACATATTACTCTTTAAATGATCAGACATacataactaataaataaaatcatataattctCAACAGGGTGGTGTCATGACAAAACAAAACGATTCCATTTGTTAACGTTTGCTAAAtctcttataattaataaatagagcaaaaacaaatttttatccATCTTTTCTATAAGGTGCAGGTCGATTCAAACTATGACACACACTAACTGCCAATAAGTGgtaatatatagttatttaaaatttataaactgaAACTCACTGACGCATCCTCGGGATTGATATCATAATCCTCATCGACATCAAGAGTTTCTGATTCAAGACCTGCAGCTACAATGTCATGAGATTTGTTAGAATACAGCTCACTTGCTTACAGTAAAAAGATGCAGAGTTGAGTAATGTGGTGCTCACAAGCATTCAACTCCGAAGGTGTCTCTTCTGCCCTTTCCTCATCACTTTTTGATTCGATAGCCAGAATAGGTTTTGGAGATTCGTTGTGGCCATGTTTATAAGGCTCCACTAAATTTTCTGCCAACATAGTTGAGTACCTAACATAAACCAACAGACTAAACTCAGTCTTTATTCacaattacaaaaagaaaaaatgtgtAAGAAAAGTTTCATAGTAACCTCTCAGTCTGGCCTAACAGAAACTCAAGTTGCTTGTCCAtagccttcttctttttctcattGCGTACTAGCTGATGCTTGTACAGCACCTGTAAAATTGGCAGTCCACacagaagaacaagttcagatACTCAAAAGTTACGCAAAACCTTAAGTTTCAAGAGCAGGGAGAGAAGAAAGAATTACCAGTTTCTCAACTTTGATCCAAAACTTTTTAACGTCTTTAGAGATATTAAGGGCTACTTTCCTCAGTCTCTGTTCTTCTTCCTGTAAGAAACAATACtctcactttaaaaaaaaaaactaatgctggAGTGTGTGTGTAAGTAGAGTAAACAGAGAGGAAGAGGGCAGAGAACCTTAAGCTTCCTTTCTTCCCTAGAAGCTTGATCTACCATGCCTTTGCTGGCCCTCAAAGCAACTTTCTTTGCCTGAGCCAGCTTCCACTTCCTCTCAGACTCAAAGTCCTAACAAAAGATCTCTCATTTAGCAAAGAAACAACATGCATGCATACAAACGCTACCCTTCCGTTACCTTCGAGAGCCAAATCATCTCCTCGATAACATGGTCCCAGTGAGTTTTAGGTCGTCGCGGCTCTTTAGGAGCTTCCAGCGtctgaaacaaacaaacaaaaagccaCAATCAATATAAATGCGTTTCTTGGAGATCGAGATAAGCTCAGAGTAAGAATCTAGCTAACCTTGTGTCGCTTAGGTTTGGAGTCGCTATCAGGTCTCGATTTGGAGCCTTTGGACGACATTGCTGAATCAGGTATCGACTTTCCACCTCTAGACGCCATTACTAGCGCCTCTTTAACCGAATCGTACCAAGAAAACCACCAAGGAGGGAGAAGATGACTAGTGACTGCAGAGCGGATTACAAATTAGGGTTTCTACATCAGCGGTAACTAAAAGGCTCGTCACTAGGAACATCACAGTAAAAAACGGTTCCGCATCTTGGAATTTACAGCTGATATTACCGACTAATCTAGGTTAAAAAGAAGGTTTCTCGGAGATAACGGGAGGaacgatttgttttttttttttccttttttctctaTCAAAATCTATACGTGATGTGATTTGAGATCGACAACGAAAAAGAAAATggagagaggagaagagataGCGCGCGGCGCAGATAGATAGATGAAGGAAGGGTTGTTGGGTCTCGTAGCCCTCTTTTCcttaaagttattattttttaattagtttcttGTAAAATATTTAGGATTTTTTACGGTATGATGTGGATGTGATAATAACACTTAGCGGATTTAGttgattataaattatgtttagttaattcatttgaaaaatatttaggaTTTTTTACTATAAGATGTGGATGTGATAATAATACT
It encodes the following:
- the LOC106452362 gene encoding protein PHOTOPERIOD-INDEPENDENT EARLY FLOWERING 1 isoform X4 gives rise to the protein MSIEELLARYKEDFGGKDLSEDDSSDIRQQADSDDENVESAECKPALQPCSEKDEGTSNEIKEDDAKDSSDKIADAAAAARSAQPTGFTYSTTKVRTKLPFLLKHSLREYQHIGLDWLVTMYEKRLNGILADEMGLGKTIMTIALLAHLACDKGIWGPHLIVVPTSVMLNWETEFLKWCPAFKILTYFGSAKERKLKRQGWMKLNSFHVCITTYRLVIQDSKMFKRKKWKYLILDEAHLIKNWKSQRWQTLLNFNSKRRILLTGTPLQNDLMELWSLMHFLMPHVFQSHQEFKDWFCNPIAGMVEGQDKINREVIDRLHNVLRPFLLRRLKRDVEKQLPQKHEHVIFCRLSKRQRNLYEDFIASTETQATLNSGSFFGMISIIMQLRKVCNHPDLFEGRPIVSSFDMPGIDVQLSSRICSLLLKSPFSRVDLEDLGFVFTHHDFSMTAWEGDEIKAISTPSDLIKQRVDLKDNPEEVPLSLVNRKNLQGTSIFEEIRKAVFEERVKESKDRAAAIAWWNSLRCRRKPTYSTSLRTLLTIKGPLDDIRHLKANRPSYMYSSMLADIVLSPIERFQKVIELVEAFTFAIPAARVPSPACWCSKSDSPIFLSPSYKEKVTDLLSPLLSPIRPAIVRRQVYFPDRRLIQFDCGKLQELAMLLRKLKFGGHRALIFTQMTKMLDILEAFISLYGYTYMRLDGSTPPEERQTLMQRFNTNPKIFLFILSTRSGGVGINLVGADTVIFYDSDWNPAMDQQAQDRCHRIGQTREVHIYRLISESTIEENILKKANQKRALDNLVIQNGEYNTEFFKKLDPMELFSGHKTLTRKDEEEKSKNCEAELSLSNADVEAALKHAEDEADYMALKRVEEEEAVENQEFTEEPIERPEDDELVNEDDIKSDEPADQGVAAAGSAKEEVSLVPIDNRDERDDIITLSQEEDNDVPDDVKQMAAAAAAAGQAISSFENQLRPIDRYAIRFLEVWDPIIVEAAIENEAGFEEKEWELDHIEKYKEEMEAEIDDGEEPLVYEKWDADFATEAYRQQVEVLTQHQLMEDLENEAREREAAEEAERRLALNESAHVLKPKKKKKVKKAKYKSLKKGSLGSESKQAKTVVKVEASSDEDNEECGYVSSSDSDMVSPRLQKRMKGKKRELVFDSDEEKNSKKKAKKHKKSLSHSDIKCKTPHDELVPSKPSDSMAVDNELKPANRGKTLGKKFIISMPIKRVLMIKPEKLKKGNLWSRDCVPSPDSWLPQEDAVLCAMVHEYGSNWSLVSETLYGMTAGGAYRGRHRHPAYCCERYRELMQRHVLSASDSVVNEKNLNAGSGKALLKVTEENMRALLNIAAEQPDTEMLLQKHFTCLLSSIWRTSTRSTNNQKLSLNSPIFNRQVMGSANHAQELARKPFQGMKITSLSSKLVESALQDSSTSQPVDTASRSRLQEDQPINKVGLDLTLEFPRGNDDSSTHFPPIIKLTIDGSDSFNYVNDPPGEDKLKVSRIAAEDRYRNAANACIEDSFGWASNTFPAYDPKSRSGVKAPSLGKHKLSASDTPKSSKSKQRKLSAAEQSEVAWVRRNDPNLKFDFTPADREEEEEDKEVSEEIEMIGCPHWYDPLLTSGLDDCSLASEPSGIE